The window atacctatattattttgttacacaaaccctaattttattttgggattttatctttgcaattataattatgattgtaagtttggaaatttttttcttttcgatCACGATATAATAATCATCATATGCGCGTTCATGTTTTGTGTTTGGATTCcatgagaaaaacttttttttctcgctCCATAATAGTCatccattttttgtttgtcgttcacgtgtttgtttttttatggctGCTGGTTTTGTTTCCTTATGCATGCCATGAATCCATGCCATACATGCCATGACATGATATACATGTGATACATAATCTTTGGCTTTATTATATCATCATAAAAAACCCCTGTTGTGTATCGTTAAATGCAATTTGgcttttgcattttatttttgttttccttgtttttatttgtgaatTATGTGTGTCAATTGGTGTTTCCCATTATATTTTGGTGTAAATTCAGAAATTACAAACCctcaaaattattcattttttatgtctGGTAATTTTGATTGAGATGATTGAAACAATATATTGTCAAAGCAATCTCTATTgcgtaaattaatttaattaaaattgcatagatattagtataaaattatttatgtgaattgtgctcggcccaaaggaagacacaatttggccaaataattttgtacttgtgatgataaatgtgtgacaattataaggtattttcatgtgaattatagtcggtccaaagaaagactatgatttgacagaatttattgtcaatatttgataattgcgttgagagtaccaattgcaaattaatttttctgtCCAAAGACTATGAATTAATGTTTTGCTGGGTATCTTGTGATGGGTTTGTTATGTAAACTATTTTGCACATGtcctgttatatatatattggctTATTTGTGAGCATGTAATTATTGGCTTATTTGTgagcatgtaattattttatcatggaTACAATTTCTGTTGCTAGTGCTACAAATGTATCTGCTCAAGTGAACAATATCCCTATGCTGAATGAGACAAATTTTAAGGTCTGGAAGGAAGCCGTAGAAATTGTTCTTGGCTGTATGGATTTTGATTTGGCACTGAGAACAGAACGATCCACTTCCACTCCGGAAGCCTCCAATGaggtaaaaattgagaaatggGATCGTTTCAATCGAATGTGCAGTATGATCATGAAGCACTCTATTCCAGAAGCGTTTCGAGGCTTTAATTCTGAGGATGAAAATGCAAAGAAATTTATTGATGAAATTGAATAGTACTTTGCCAAAAATAAGAAGGCGGAGACGAGTAACCTTTTGGCTAAACTCATCTCCATGAAGTATAAGGGCAAAAGTAATATAAGGGAGTACATAATGAAAATGTCTAACTTGG of the Glycine max cultivar Williams 82 chromosome 13, Glycine_max_v4.0, whole genome shotgun sequence genome contains:
- the LOC102664144 gene encoding uncharacterized protein; this encodes MDTISVASATNVSAQVNNIPMLNETNFKVWKEAVEIVLGCMDFDLALRTERSTSTPEASNEVKIEKWDRFNRMCSMIMKHSIPEAFRGFNSEDENAKKFIDEIE